The genome window AGGTCAGTATTTGATCCATTTCTATCAATTTGCTGGTTTTTAAAGGTCAGTATTTGACCTCCTCCGTATGATTCCGTCAGTGTAATATGGATGAGATATTATTGATCTCATTGTTTCCAAATAAGAGCATGTCTTCTTATTCTTGGTTTGGCCAATTCACTAATTATACCTTTTATTTTGTTATcagatatatttaaatttataaataatattttggatACGACTTTTTGTTTTTTGGTTGGATTATTGCATGGAAAAAACGGCAAGAAATatgcaaaaacaaaaagaagaattgTTTCTTCTCGAGCACAAAACATCGTTCTGCAGGCTGGAAAATACATCGTTCTGAACACAGCAATCCCACAGTCTAGACCCTGATCgccgtggtggtggtggtcgtcGTCACCATCAGTTTGGCTTCCTGCAGTTCAATCTGATCTCCCCGTTGGCTCCCGTAAGAGGGCTAATGTTCCCCATCTTCGTCATTGCCAGCGCAAAGTCGGCGAAGAAGGCGGAATTGTTGGCGCTGTATAACTTCACCAGACTATCAGCCGGTCCGCCACTGTAGAGCGCCTGGTCCGAGTGCAGAATCCCGCGCCCACCCAGGAGGTTCCTGTAGTACTTGTTGTCGAAGCGCGTCGGCGTCTGCAGGTCGAGCGGCGTCCACTTGTTGTCGTCGCCAAAAGGCGGGCAGTTGTTCTTGCGGATGGCAGCGAAGTTGGGGTCGACGTTGTTGTCGTTGTAGATGCGTGAGCGGTAGACGCCGCACCGCGTTTCGCCGATGGTGTGGGCGCCGGAGAGCGCGACCATGTCCTTGGCGTCGAGTCCCTTGGACGCGAATATACCGATGAGGCCTGGGACTTCCATGCCGGCAGGGGGAAGGTTGGCGCCGGCCTCCAACTGGCTCGCCGCCGTCCTTGCGTCCCTGCGACCCAGCGGCATCTGCCACCTTGGTCCACGGAGCTGCATCCAGATCCAGCACCGCGTCATTCACCACCATCGATCCGTAGTACGTAGATGAAGAAAGTGGATACTAACCACTGAAACACTGTGACGAGCTGCGAGGGCGAGGATGTCGGCGCACGACACGGTCGCCGGGCAAGATGCTTCGACGCGCGCTTTGATGTAGTCGATAACCTCGTAGCCGCGGAGAGAGTTGAAGTTGGGAGCCGAATTCTTCTCGCCCACGGCGGTGGGTGTGTCATCCAGAAGCACCGACGCATCGCAGCCCTACGGAACCAACGAACACGAGATCAGCAGCAAGAAGCCGTGATGGTGATGAAGTCGAAAGCAGAACGAGAAGGAGATCGTGGCTGTCGCCTCACGTACGGTGACGAAGCAGTCGTGGAAGAAGAGGCGGAGCACGGCGGCCCCCATTCTGGGATCCTTATCGATGGCCTGTTTCGTGGCCGATCTCACAATTCGCTGGAGTCTTGGGCAGGTGCTCTTGTAGAAGTCGGGCAATAATTGGCCCTGGACGCTGCAGGAGAGCAGCAGCATGACGAGGAGAGGCAAGAAGCTCTTGAAGAACGCCATAGGGATCAAAGCAAAGGTCAGAGGACGATCGCCTTTCCCCTATGCGGCTACCGTTGGTGCGAGGAAGAACAGAGGACGTGCGTCCTCATTTATAGAGAAGCCCAGCCATGCACACACggacgcacgcacgcacgcacgcatggGAACTACTCAAACGTCGCATCCTCGGTCGTTCTACAACTTCGGACTCCCGTTACGATTATAGAGGAGCCTCAAGACGAAGTCAAACACATCAATTGCTTTGAAGTGGTCAAACACATAAAAATCCTACTAATTTAAGATAAATTATAGATATTTGATAATGGAAAGCTGTTGTAATATGCTAAATTGCATCGGTAATACCATCGAATCCCTCCAACGTTACGAGGAAAAAGTTCACTATAATTAATTTCTCTTAGATTTTTCTAGGTGAATAACGATCAACTCGAGGCGGGGTTGATCAGTGCTTTCCTTTTGAATTGTTGAAACTCTTGTTGTATGTTTTCTAAATGTTAGTCCATATATCATAGTTAGATTCGCAGTAGATCCTTTGTCAAATTCACTAATTAGGTTTCAGATTAAGGAGTGAAGTTTTCCCTTAGCTAGCGATTTGATGGTCCTTCGGTGCTCCTAGGGTATGGCACCCGTCAGGTGGGAGAACTTCGATGGGTGCTAATGTCAATGGCGATTGAGCTAATGGCATCATTTGTTGGATTAATTGGGGCAAAAGTAGAACGATAACATGTATGGTGCTTATTAGCATCTAAATTTGCTAGGCGAGATTCAAGAACAACTCGATTGGGTGAATAGATGGCTTGGAGTTGTCCTTGAGGTGAAAGGCCCGGGTCATTGAATAAACGTCAATATCCATCATCTATTATACCGAGGTAGATGTGTCGATGTGCAGAAAGGGTGGCTATTGCCCCCCTGAATAGAAGTATTATGGGTCAAGAGCAAAGCTTCATTGCTTGAGTGTTTATAGAGAGGGTTAGTGAGTGAGTATTCCTATGATATTAGACCATCTTAGTGCCAAAAATGATAGGGGAAAAAGTCATTAATGTTCTGGTCAACTCGATGTGGTCCGAACCCATATGCGTAAGGTTGTTCAAGATGCCTCCAAGATGAAAACATTAAGCTCATGAGTTGCCACCTGCATGAAGACCATGGTCGGCTGAGGTTTCTCGACTCGATTCCTTCGATATCCAAGTTAGTAGCCGGAGATATATGAGTGTCTATGCGAGTAGTCAACAAAAGTAAGTCTCATTTTCATTATATTGAAGACGAGCTTTTATACCTAGTCATAaaaggataaaatattttataaaatattatgtgaTGAGGTAACCTCTAATTGCCTACATTAGGCTTTCCTTAGCCTCTTATCCATGTAGGGTGACAAGCAATAATCACTACCTAGGATCCTTGTTCATGTGGATAGATGGGTGGAGGATGTCCtttgttttctcctttttatctTAGACACTATGTGACAGTTACATATTAGATGAGGATTAGCAAATAACGTAGTGCCTATCATTTATCTCTTCTCCCACGTGAGACTCTTGCCAGAGAGATCCGAAGTATAACGTCTAGTTCTTCATCTAATATGTTAAGCTTAATCACCGGGGATCCCCTCGAGCAGAGGGGAGGTCAGGCTTCCATCTGCGTATCGCATCGAAGGAGAGGCCCATGGGTCGGACTTCCATGATGTGCAGAACTACTGGTTTAAGAATTGTGCAAGTGAGCCATTTAGATCCACTTATTTACTCGATTTAGATCATCGCATATTTGTTCTCTGTCAGCGGCAGATGTCTGAGGAGAGA of Musa acuminata AAA Group cultivar baxijiao chromosome BXJ1-7, Cavendish_Baxijiao_AAA, whole genome shotgun sequence contains these proteins:
- the LOC135680100 gene encoding peroxidase P7-like — its product is MAFFKSFLPLLVMLLLSCSVQGQLLPDFYKSTCPRLQRIVRSATKQAIDKDPRMGAAVLRLFFHDCFVTGCDASVLLDDTPTAVGEKNSAPNFNSLRGYEVIDYIKARVEASCPATVSCADILALAARHSVSVLRGPRWQMPLGRRDARTAASQLEAGANLPPAGMEVPGLIGIFASKGLDAKDMVALSGAHTIGETRCGVYRSRIYNDNNVDPNFAAIRKNNCPPFGDDNKWTPLDLQTPTRFDNKYYRNLLGGRGILHSDQALYSGGPADSLVKLYSANNSAFFADFALAMTKMGNISPLTGANGEIRLNCRKPN